In the Necator americanus strain Aroian chromosome X, whole genome shotgun sequence genome, tcGTAAAAAACGATACTTCCGTATTCATTGGACCATCTGTATATGTTGCTCAAATGTACCTAACgaaattttcttcccaaaTATGTGGCTTtaaaataagagaaagaaCTTGGAATTTTCTATGGTCTAAAATGAAAGATTTAAAGAGAGCTATTACTtccccacaaaaaaaactaatgagaaAGCTTTACATTTCTAGAATAATATTGCAAAATGAtgggatttaaaaaaagatgtttggGTTCattttaatccagaaaaaaaaatcaagaaaaaaaaaactcataaatGCAGGCGAAATTCCAGGTCCAGTATTCGTCTATGATCATAGTTAAATCGTATCTTTATACTATTAACtctaagattaaaaaaaaagacttttcagctctttttttgtttcttatttgttttttcttgtttttttttcagctacttgaattattttctattcgcTTATAATTACAGCTAAATTCATTTGTAGTTACAataaaaaatctattaaaggtcgaaaaccaagaaaaagaagaaatgccGCAATAGCTGGAGAGAAATTCAGATGGCCGAATGCTGTAGTTCCATACGAATTCAAGGATAACAACAGTATTAGGGCTATTTAATCACTTTTaactattattaataattgtaTATTGTTATAATAAGTATTTATCTAGTTGAATGGCAAGGAATTATTCGAAAAGGAATGTATAAATGGCAACGAGAGACTTGTATTCGTTTTGTGAAAAGAACAACCGAGAATGAttatgcgattttttttaaaggaggcGGGTATGTGTtaatatttcttaaaatctttcttaatatcaaaaaaaattattgattttatagttgttttttcgattgattttggtttttattttctcgtacttttttgtgtttttacgttttttttatatgtatttagagattttattatcatttaaaagtttttatttagaTGCTACTCCAATGTTGGAAGAACAGGAGGTCGGCAATACGTCTCAATTGGTTGGGGTTGTGAAGGGGTAATTATattaggtttttttgaaaattatattgtggttttccaaattttagaGTATTTTatcgctaatttttttcaaggaaaaatatgaaatatatgtCAGCCTTAGGGTGGAATAGTTGCTCACGAAATTGGTCACGCTCTTGGATTTTGGCATGAACAAAGTCGTCCGGATAGAGATAACTATATAAATATCAATGAGGAAAATATTAGCAGAGGAACAAAGGTATCATCAAGatctaaaatatttattcataattgcagaaaataaagGGATAATATCGATTTTTAAgggtaattttgaaaaacgtaATGATATTATGGACTCGGATATTCCGTACGATTTCGGTTCTGTTATGCATTACGGTCCACAAGCATTCACTAATAATTGGAAATTTGTTACAATTGAAACAAaggtttgagttttttttttctaaatttttttctgcgatgaAAGAAGATATAACAGTAGAAGGATCCATATCCTAGCTACATatatttgtttcttatttttgccttttttttctattccctTCTGGAATACTTCTAGAACTGACAACTCATTGAAGGGGAAACattttacatacatatgttCAGTAATTGAAATATTGGACTAttcttattattgtttatttttattatattcttattatttttcttcttattattatattgaatCAAGATCAATGACAAGAACGATCTATCAGTGATCTCcgcttattgatttttctggagCAAACGAGTTTATATAAAATGCTGGGCACTCGTCGCCAATCCAAATTAGAACCATCCTTCTTTGTGTTCGTTTCCTTCTTCGaaatacataattttttttaaaaatagatacataaaaatagatataataattattttatccACTGGTTAATTGAATTCCGCTGTTTTACTGCATAAGAGATTTGCAGTCATTTTACTTGTTTATGTCTGGTTCTCTCGGCTTCTACATACTGTTTCTACTCATCTGATGATTGATATCCGGGAAATTCTATTTCCTTCTATccttccttttattctttcttttcttctattataTGGTAATCTCATTAAGACCGTTTCAATATAATATCTTTTGAAAGGATAACAAATCAACACCTATTTATTTGTAATGTTGTCTTCGTAACTATAAACTAGTTAAAGTGTCAGTTACAGTCTACTGTTTAttgctgtttatttttgtctcGTATCAAAGTTcgttttgaaatattcaaatattaatAGAAAAGCGTAAAATCCTGGGAATTTTTCGACTATATTAGAATCCTATAAACGTTTTTATGGCAGTTATTTGTGTCATATTTAAAATAACTTCAATAATGCCGAatcagaaagttttttttctctcattattAAATAAGAATCAAAAAGATAATGTTATTGGAAATATAAAGTTGTTACAGGAATgttcctggaaagaaaaatagaacaggAAGCAAAAAGAATTCTGATTGTTAGGCGGACTGTAACCACTACCATATATAAATTGTTTTCTGATCtcaatgataaataatatctTCCTTAAATGATGTAAATATTgtacctttttttattatcatcaCTTAAATACATATTTTAAATGTCCTAAAACTGTTCAGGATCACCGTTTCCAACACACAATTGGACAAcgagcagatatttcttttattgacGTGAAACATGCTAATCGTCTGTATTGCTCACGTcagttattttccttttttttccaaaaattttttgttccacTTTGGAATTTTATGGGATTTTAATCTTTTAGATATTTGCAAGACAAATTTGTTCTGTGAAAATGGTGGATATGAAGATCCACGGAATTGTATGCACTGTAAATGTCCACCTGGTCTTGGAGGTGTTCGTTGTGAGCGGATTGCTGAGTCAACACGTGAGTTAAAGTGTTACGGGTGCGGTTTGCTATGGATTATAGTCTCTCACACGTGGATTTCTTGCGGAAAAAACCTTTAAACCTGAAAAATGCTATTTTTATgttctcaaacaaaaaaatcactacttttacaattttctttgctGATTGTTCGTGGATATGTATGTAGTAATGTGTTCTCAGCTGGATGCGGTGGTGAACTGTTTGCTACCGGTGCATGGCAGACCCTCAAGAACACAGTTGTTGGATCCTGTCATTGGAGGTTATATGTAAGTATTCCGCAGAACTTCTGGATATCTCAGCTAAAACTATCCCAAATAACTGTAACttgtaagaaataaaaaaaggaagaggagaAGCCTTTGTTTTcccttatttactttttttgactGCTTATTTTGTTGACAGAAATATCTGTTTCAAAAGAAGTCCAATAACTCCGTTAAGGACAAAACTATTTTGTTAAATATTATTGCCTAGTTATTTGGcgtaagagatttttttcagtccAACAAAgggtgaattttttctttccaaaagaaaaaaatcactctttgttttctctttcttttttttttcttttcttctttgcactttctttctttctttctttctttcctttttcctttatcttctttcacatttaatttttctgcttcCAACTGTGCTTTTAGAAtgtctccgttttttttttctccgttttctTATCTGGTCATCATCGATTCGTCTgaggaacagaaatttttccagagcGTTGATgcccgagaaaaaaaagctgcaaagttgaacagtagaatttctatttttgaaatgataacAAAATAGAGGCTCGGAAAGAGGTTGTGTCTACTTCACACCTCAGATAACCCCACCCCTATTTCTAAGGTTACATCCAGAAAGTTGTTCAGGCACCTTCTGGACGAATTCATTTCGAAGTAATCGAGACAAACTTCGTATGCGATTCATCATGCGCCGATGAATATCTTGAAATTaaacatacaaaaaatatggaaCAAACTGGATTTCGGTTtgtattcatttctatttctataatTGTATCCGTTGACAGTGGTAGTTTGCGTTGAGTTCTTGCTGAGGATACAGATTTCTTGTgaacaaataattaattttttaagacAGTGCTGCAATCCAACTCCGGGACGAATTTTATCTGAGGGGAATCAAGTGCTTGTATCAAGTGTGTCTCATAGAAGTCCCTCAAATTTCACAATGAGATTCATCCTAGGTATTTAtccattctgtttttttttgtatgctgTCAttgttattctattatttttacaaaataatttACTGTCTATTGATGTTTGTTGCAAACACTTCCCCTGACTTTaaatggtgagaaaaaaatcgaattttctttttttttcagattctgAATCGATTCCAACACCGCCACCTGCAGCATGGGAAGGTCATGGTGGATTAACGGGTTTGCTTGGTGCAAACGAAGCTGGAATTGATAACACTTTTGAAACGCtcattttaaaggattttccCAGAGCCATCGGGTACAATGCAAATATCATGGATTTGAACGCggtccttcttttttttggaaaaaaaaacgatattttctacattttaggCGAGGACGTGGAGGAAACAACATTGCTTCGCTGTTTGGAATTCTAGACACTTTCCTCAAACGTGGATAATAACAGCTGTTCCCGCAAAGATTTCCATGATTTCTAGAGcttttttcattagaaaaaaaacattatttattgctgccatatgaataaatattacGAAAGAAGCGATAACATTTTAAGAATGTACTAGTTCTAGAAGGAATGAGTGCTATGGAACTTATGctatggaaaaaaggaagacaaatcCTTTCTAGTTAGAAACATATATTTACGATTGAAGAGGGAACCAATTGTGATTTCCGtacgataaaataaaaaaaattaataataataaatatgtaataatatgtataataacataataataatgtaataataataaataataataataatttccgacacgataataataaataaaatacagtaACCTTCATTCTTTGTTTGGTTAGCTCCTACAAGCTTTGCCTTCCTCACcagacctcttaccgattgcgctccACCGCCCATCgcacattaaaaaataattgtgaaTCTTGACGAGATGCACCTAATCCATCATTTTTTAGTACACTTACTCTTCTTTATATCTTTTGAACGACACAACTGTATTGCAGACAACATCGTCTTTATTTTGTCCATTATAATACACGTAGTATGTAATTATGTCAAGGATGcttcttgaaaattctcttCATAAGGGTTCTCCTCACAAACAATCTAATTTGCGGATTCACTGTGATTGGACCGGCAAGGTCAAGTTGAAGAATTTAAACTATCACAAGAACAAtacaattttctcaaaaatatataaaataaatataatataatttctCTCCGTGGTAACAAAAAATcgtcaatatttttcttctcttttctttttattttagtcaatatatttttcgaaattgtgAGGCCGGATGATTGGCCTCAATTAAGTTAGAATAGCGACTGTCAAGCATCATTAGCTCGCGCATAGCTCTAGGAACAAAGAAGTTTTTTGGGGTTGCATCCGGAACCGATTTTTTGGCTGCCTCATCAAATTCATGATCCAGTGcgagttaaatttttttaaatcggaGAAGctttaagagaaaaacacGTTTgatcttccactttttcttcgtGTCGAAGAAAAACACGTATGTTGTTTTAATTTGTCCTTTtcataaatttatttcatacACATCGCAATGGTTTCGAAGTGTCTGTGATAATAAGGAGAGAcaatttctaacatttttttacaCATGATTTTGAACACCCGCAAACTGCGGGCACGAAGCGAGCACTTGCGTTACTTCCGAAAGTGTTTTCCGGAGTATACgggctttttttaaagtgcagatgtaaaatgaataaattcgaaacagatttttaaaaaatcgtaaTGCGATCTGCTTTTTTCCTCGGAGGATTAGCATGATACACAATGCGATGCGTCTACGCTAAGGCTATCACTCCAGCAATTAGTGATTGATGTCAGGTAGCGTGAAAATGGGATCGTCTGGCTTGTATCGTGTATCCGGGGTTCGAATGCGGCGAGAAGAGTGGCTTTCCTAGCGGGGCAGGTCGCTTGATCGTTTTCGCTCCACTAGCAATGCATCGATCTTTCTTGAAGCTTGGATTTTACGAGAAATCGTAGAATCCAAGAAAGAATCGCCTCAATACCAACACTACCAATGTATTCGTAAGGCTCCTCGACGAAATATCTCTCGGAATTTTCGAAGTTCGCTTACATCGCTACTATTGTAGTGGTCATCTTAGGTTTTGAATGGCCTCCTGTATGTCGACGTCAATGACCGACCGGTTCGTATTCACGCTGGAACGTATTGAAATTTGTGCCGCACCTTGAATACTTAATCCATCGCTCACCTCACTGCACAATCGTAGTTTTATTTGTCAATCATCTCGGAACTCATGTTCTGCTGTTGACTTTCACCTACCTTGATAGAGTCATTCATCACGGTTCCACTATGTACACAGTCCATTTAGTGCATTACCTCCACTTCACAGTTTTACTGTCATCGTgttgttctcgtttttttcacctcaaatttctaatttttgatgagtgtttgctgaaaaaaaaactaacaaatagAACACAAGATCTGGATAACAGCTCTTCACATGTCTAAGTTTTATGAAAGAATGAGggtgaagaattttttcttcttctttttcctcagcTGCCTCCATACTTACCATGTCATGCACAAATCCAATCCCGCAACAACATTTACTTTACTATTactttataatattttattttattttacgcTTTTATCACATTTTCTACTTCAAATCTCTGGCGTTGGAAAGTTTTTATCCACTATTTTGtatcatttttgtttgttccttCTGAAAAAATGCCCTACATTTATCTTCACAAATTTTCCTTCAGGGTGGCaagttttattgatttatgtGTGTTATCTCCGGGTTCAATCAACCCCACATTATTTTGTCCCTTTCCCCATTTTCTTTAGCGCTCCCAAAAGTGTGATCCAggatttttcaggaattgATATCAAACTACTGTATATGACAGAGTTATTACTGCTATTAAATATTACTTTTTATGATTTGGTTGTCATCACCAAAAAAGAGctcattttcctgaaaattttcaattttttcaagcgTTTTTATTAGCGCTGAAACAATTACTAGACAATCTCAGATTTaattgcttttaaaaaaaccacattaaaggttttttttttatgatcagTTTAATTTCATTAACAAATACAGGAAACAATTCATTAGTGAGAAGgataaacaaatttctttgaagattCCTGCTATTTCATAAATGATATGGACCAGTTCATTCGTTTGAATCACTTGACTTTAAATCTCTAAATCCACAATGGATGGCAAAAATGTCTgatgacaaaaaaatatttatatttgtagttTTATCGAATATTACTGTATAAACCATTTGTTGTCTAATATCTAAATGACTAAACAAGGATGATAACCTTAAATAAAGTTTCTTTGGAATATTTCATGGACTCTTACTTAATTTCAGGACTTGCGCTCGCGTGCTAATATGTCTTTTTCTTCAGGGATCTGTCTATATGTACTGTGAACCTAACACGTCCACTGCAGTTCCTTAGAAGTGATTTGAGGAGATCTGTTCCTTGAACTATTCCAGAAGTTTTCACGAACTCTCATTACTATTAAAGTTACATCTGTGAATGAGTGAAAAGTTTTTCGGATTTCGGATTTAGGTATAATTTTGAAATGTCGTTATAACCTATTGCATCGCCGCATGTTCAGTAATTAAGTGAAGATCACAACATGAGAGCATGAGCAGAAGATTTATGAgcactttttccagaaaaaataaattgttttcgTATATTTTGCAGGAAATTATGTTATTAGGCACAATAAGTGTCGGTACTCCAAACAATTTCTGCTCTCCTATGTCTTCTCGTCTTATTttgtatggattttctttcatcattAGCAAGAATGATATAAtatagcaaataaaaattaataatattggGTCCAAGTTTTTTCGTCATCTCTTAGATTTAAGAATCTGTTGATACCAAGTTCGAAACAATGATTTCCTTCTTTATTAGGAATCCAAGGCAACATATTTACAGTATTACcctctaaaaaagaaaaacaaataactttCCTGGTGTGCTCagttcatttcaaataaaaaaatcttcatgtgcaaattattttattagttaCAGTAATTAGTAATAGTAATTTTTCTACTATGGaggaatttaattatttaagtGATCGCTTCAAAAATCTTTTCGAAATAAATGAGATGGATAAGAATTACTGGTTTTCTGGTCCCCTTGAAATATTCAAGAGTAAGCCAGCCGGTCAACAGTAGGTGTCCATAGACAAGGTGTTAATCTATACGATCTACAGTCGTCAAAGTAAACAGAAGAGCGGAGGTGGGATAATCATGTTTTACTTGGTCCCCACGGAAATATACAATAGGCAACACTCGACTCGGGCAAATACCATATACGTGGAGCATCGCTTCCTGCTGAGGATATCTatatttcaaacatttttacGTTTATTCTACCACCAttatcctctttttcttttccagaaataaaaacctTTATGATGCTTCTGAACTAGCATACCACATCCTAAAATATCTGGATGATTCATAATCTCATCATTAAATTCCATTTCAACCTCATAtctccttatttttctcttctacacTCTTTTTAAACTCTGGAATAACAATTTGTCGCTGGAAACAATTCATGCTTACTTTTCTGAACATTTATTGCTAAACACTTAAGTGAACTCATCACTATTGAGGATAAAATGACTAGCATTTCTTAAGAATAGATCAAATAagatttgtggaattttttaaatccaatTTATGCGAATTTGATGTAGTTTTGTTGCCTTCAAAAAAACCTCAGCATAATGAACTTTGTGTCGCGTTAGCTTAGATTAGATCAAAATCCGTGAACAACGAACGGTACACGTCACACGTTGTCCACTAATTCGCACTTTTTCATCGGCTAAACGATGTTTGCCGCAGTCCTAATCCGGAAGCAGACTTTTTTCCACTCACTAAACTCTACCCTATCGTGACAATACAGGATTTCTTACCTATAAAAGCGACGAACACCACGACATTATCTTAGTGGGGTTATGTTGTTTTTAATGAATTTCACTACCTCTACAATTATccttacaattacaattacatttATCCATCACATCCTTGTGGATATTCCTAGTAGAAAACCTTTTAAAATAGTCtgttcctcattttttcctttctggaaACAGACAGATTAACTCATGTTTAATCTTCCAACTATTTAATGATCCATCATGTTGCTACCATAATGAAGAATATTCAATCATATTCTAGAAATTTGGTGCTCCCTACTTTAGAAGGTTCAAATAAATAGGTATTTTTTACATCAAGAAAATCTCTTGAATTACTGAATTCTATGTACTAAAGAGGCATCGAAAAAAATACCccactatttttttgttttctcgttcGATTCTCAAACATAAATTCTCTGGACTTTTTTCCGAGCAAGTAAGTCAACACGCTAactttcttctcctcctcgATCTCATCCTCCTCGATCTCATCCTCCTCGTAAAGGAACTCTCAAAATTTGCATAGATGTTTGTGTCCGGTCGAGGAGTTGGGATTGAGTCGTGTTTTTTATGGTcccaaaaaactgaaaagttcCACCATCAGATAAAAAAACGAACACGAATCTATGGTGTTACCTTGGAGTGGAGTGTTTGCCGAGCGGTGTTTTCGCGATGGACTGACCGAATGTAACAAGTGTGGTCGTGACATCCTTCGGTTATAGCTTTGAAATCCTCCCCGCCTGAGTTGTTCGACTCGCCATTCAAGTATTCTTCGCTCATATACCTttacacatttcatgccccaACCTCCTACGATCTATGACAATAGCCTACAGTAACGTCTTCAACTGGGTCACATTATCCTTTCCGGGTAGCCTCATGTGGGAACGTCGTTGGCGCAGCATCTGATTACACGATTTTTCGTTACGGCTCCTGAAACTCTCTGGTGCTGCGATCTATTCGATACATCGTCCAAAATGATATTGAAACTTTTCCGCCCGAAAGTCCTTGCGTCTTACAAAGAATTCCAGCTATGTTCCACATTGTTACGCAAAATCCACGAAGATCAGGAAGATGTTcctatttcatatttcaaattgttgtccttttcctaaatttttctAAGCCATCTAATTTGCTATCTCATTCCTAACTAAATGACATAACTGGACCTGGATTTAGAGATGttgaatattttctctttttaatttttctaaaaaaaattaaaaagaaagaactaatGAGGATTTTGTGATGTTACATCAAACAAAAGACGATAAAATGATTAATACgc is a window encoding:
- a CDS encoding hypothetical protein (NECATOR_CHRX.G21808.T1), yielding MVVREIPLVAVPPSLRHIPRNDPQVFETMLKNFFKMTSNYRLTPVSRSNYASRPIDYKIVDRTEYAVNRRILSKVFESDLVLTKPQMDQVIENFQARVNGRKPRKRRNAAIAGEKFRWPNAVVPYEFKDNNIEWQGIIRKGMYKWQRETCIRFVKRTTENDYAIFFKGGGCYSNVGRTGGRQYVSIGWGCEGGGIVAHEIGHALGFWHEQSRPDRDNYININEENISRGTKGNFEKRNDIMDSDIPYDFGSVMHYGPQAFTNNWKFVTIETKDHRFQHTIGQRADISFIDVKHANRLYCSHICKTNLFCENGGYEDPRNCMHCKCPPGLGGVRCERIAESTPGCGGELFATGAWQTLKNTVVGSCHWRLYAPSGRIHFEVIETNFVCDSSCADEYLEIKHTKNMEQTGFRQCCNPTPGRILSEGNQVLVSSVSHRSPSNFTMRFILDSESIPTPPPAAWEGHGGLTGLLGANEAGIDNTFETLILKDFPRAIGRGRGGNNIASLFGILDTFLKRG
- a CDS encoding hypothetical protein (NECATOR_CHRX.G21808.T2); translated protein: MVVREIPLVAVPPSLRHIPRCYSNVGRTGGRQYVSIGWGCEGGGIVAHEIGHALGFWHEQSRPDRDNYININEENISRGTKGNFEKRNDIMDSDIPYDFGSVMHYGPQAFTNNWKFVTIETKDHRFQHTIGQRADISFIDVKHANRLYCSHICKTNLFCENGGYEDPRNCMHCKCPPGLGGVRCERIAESTPGCGGELFATGAWQTLKNTVVGSCHWRLYAPSGRIHFEVIETNFVCDSSCADEYLEIKHTKNMEQTGFRQCCNPTPGRILSEGNQVLVSSVSHRSPSNFTMRFILDSESIPTPPPAAWEGHGGLTGLLGANEAGIDNTFETLILKDFPRAIGRGRGGNNIASLFGILDTFLKRG